In Lotus japonicus ecotype B-129 chromosome 5, LjGifu_v1.2, one genomic interval encodes:
- the LOC130719103 gene encoding NAC domain-containing protein 83-like: protein MRVAGSGQWRVMEKWKDVPIPTNKEVIGKRNTLNYWEVQGDYARRTRWIMHEFRLALITNPSKMADWAAYRIFQIKDANNVKNAKNSKIGYIGESGDNGSVEVFDFSAESGSFSSPPK, encoded by the exons ATGAGAGTTGCCGGGAGTGGCCAGTGGAGAGTTATGGAAAAATGGAAAGATGTTCCTATCCCTACAAACAAAGAGGTGATTGGGAAGAGGAACACCCTGAATTATTGGGAAGTGCAAGGAGACTATGCTAGGAGGACAAGATGGATAATGCATGAGTTTCGTCTTGCGTTAATTACTAACCCATCCAAG ATGGCAGATTGGGCTGCGTACCGCATCTTTCAAATTAAGGATGCAAATAATGTGAAGAATGCAAAGAATAGCAAAATAGGGTATATTGGGGAAAGCGGTGATAATGGGAGTGTTGAAGTCTTTGATTTCAGTGCTGAGAGTGGAAGTTTCTCAAGCCCTCCCAAATGA